In the genome of Kitasatospora cineracea, one region contains:
- a CDS encoding MFS transporter has translation MPNSRRLSRTPAFWLVAAAMLLLTFAAAAPSPLYVVYQAAWGFSSGTLTVVFAVYAVFLLLALTTVGRLSDFLGRKPLLHGSLLLEAAAMLLFTGADGVGTLLVARAVQGFATGAATGALSAALVDLQPQRSPGLGALVNGAASTLGLAVGAFGSGLLVQYGPAPRVLVFALLAAGFLLAAAALSLIPETVERRPGALLALVPRARVPRAARRAFAAASPALIAVWSLGGLYLSLGPSLAVGVLHLHSHLVGGLVVTTMTAGGTLGSLLLRGRPARTALRAGAVALALGVLGTLAALEARDTPLFFVMTAVAGLGFGATFLGALSGIAPLAAPAERAELFAAVYVLSYLAFSAPAVAAGFAAPHLGLLPTTTLYGAAVACLALLALAMTAVTGTARAAKAPAGAAR, from the coding sequence ATGCCGAACTCCCGCCGGCTGTCCCGCACTCCGGCCTTCTGGCTGGTCGCGGCGGCCATGCTGCTGCTGACCTTCGCCGCTGCCGCTCCCTCCCCGCTGTACGTCGTCTACCAGGCGGCCTGGGGCTTCTCCTCGGGCACGCTCACGGTGGTCTTCGCCGTCTACGCGGTGTTCCTGCTGCTCGCCCTGACCACCGTCGGCCGACTGTCCGACTTCCTCGGCCGCAAGCCGCTGCTCCACGGCTCGCTGCTGCTGGAGGCGGCCGCGATGCTGCTGTTCACCGGGGCTGACGGCGTCGGCACGCTGCTCGTGGCCCGCGCCGTCCAGGGCTTCGCCACCGGCGCCGCGACCGGCGCGCTCTCCGCGGCCCTGGTCGACCTGCAGCCGCAGCGCTCCCCGGGGCTCGGCGCGCTGGTCAACGGCGCCGCGTCCACGCTCGGCCTGGCGGTGGGGGCCTTCGGCTCCGGCCTGCTGGTGCAGTACGGCCCCGCCCCGCGGGTCCTGGTCTTCGCGCTGCTGGCCGCCGGGTTCCTGCTGGCCGCCGCGGCCCTGTCGCTGATACCCGAGACGGTCGAACGGCGCCCCGGCGCCCTGCTCGCGCTGGTGCCGCGGGCCCGCGTCCCGCGCGCGGCCCGCCGGGCCTTCGCCGCCGCGTCCCCCGCGCTGATCGCCGTCTGGTCGCTCGGCGGCCTCTACCTCTCGCTCGGCCCCTCGCTCGCCGTCGGCGTGCTGCACCTGCACAGCCACCTGGTCGGCGGCCTGGTCGTGACCACCATGACCGCGGGCGGCACGCTCGGCTCGCTGCTGCTGCGCGGCCGCCCCGCCCGCACGGCCCTCCGGGCGGGGGCGGTCGCGCTGGCCCTCGGCGTGCTCGGCACCCTGGCCGCGCTGGAGGCCCGCGACACGCCGCTGTTCTTCGTCATGACCGCGGTGGCCGGGCTCGGCTTCGGCGCGACCTTCCTCGGTGCGCTCTCCGGCATCGCCCCGCTGGCCGCCCCGGCGGAACGCGCCGAACTGTTCGCGGCCGTGTACGTCCTCAGCTACCTCGCCTTCAGCGCCCCTGCGGTGGCCGCCGGGTTCGCCGCCCCGCACCTGGGCCTGCTCCCCACCACCACCCTGTACGGCGCCGCCGTCGCCTGCCTCGCCCTGCTCGCCCTCGCCATGACGGCCGTGACGGGGACGGCCCGCGCCGCGAAGGCCCCGGCCGGGGCGGCGCGGTGA
- a CDS encoding TetR/AcrR family transcriptional regulator, whose translation MNSQPPAPPAQPAEPVRRTGGRSARVCAAVHRAVTELIAENGAEQVTIPAVAARAGVNPTSVYRRWGDLNGLLADVASTRLAPDDPPPDTGTLRTDLLQWAERTRAAVTTPEARALLRHSIGQLATCPGTTPRMAAREQQLATILTRAEDRGEPTPALTQAVDHLMAPLYFRVILNLGPVDPADTRRLVDDLLHHHTGRCPT comes from the coding sequence GTGAACAGCCAGCCCCCGGCCCCGCCCGCGCAGCCGGCCGAACCCGTCCGCCGCACCGGCGGACGCAGCGCCCGGGTGTGCGCCGCCGTGCACCGGGCCGTCACCGAACTGATCGCCGAGAACGGCGCGGAACAGGTCACGATCCCGGCCGTCGCGGCCAGGGCCGGCGTCAACCCCACCTCCGTGTACCGGCGCTGGGGCGACCTCAACGGCCTGCTCGCCGACGTCGCCAGCACCCGGCTGGCCCCCGACGACCCCCCGCCGGACACCGGCACCCTCCGCACCGACCTGCTCCAGTGGGCCGAACGCACCCGGGCCGCCGTCACCACCCCGGAAGCCCGCGCCCTGCTCCGCCACTCCATCGGCCAACTCGCGACCTGCCCCGGCACCACCCCCCGGATGGCCGCCCGCGAACAGCAACTCGCCACGATCCTGACCCGCGCCGAGGACCGCGGCGAACCCACCCCCGCCCTCACCCAGGCCGTCGACCACCTGATGGCCCCGCTCTACTTCCGCGTCATCCTCAACCTCGGCCCCGTCGACCCCGCCGACACCCGCCGCCTCGTCGACGACCTCCTCCACCACCACACCGGCCGATGCCCCACCTGA
- a CDS encoding response regulator transcription factor translates to MSGRVLVVDDDAAIRRSLERGLRLSGFRVSVAADGAAALTALAAEPPDVLVLDVGMPGLSGTEVCRTLRARADDTPVLMLSALDELADRVAGLQAGADDYLVKPFALEELVLRLHALLRRRPPQPSDLIRVGPLRIHPETRQAFWDEDELRLTRREFELLAQLARNAGLVLSREVLLDRVWGYDFEVRSDAVDTFVSYLRRKLEAGGRPRTVHTVRGVGFVLRVPDEGGAGR, encoded by the coding sequence GTGAGCGGGCGAGTACTGGTGGTGGACGATGACGCGGCGATCCGGCGGAGCCTCGAACGGGGCCTGCGGCTGAGCGGCTTCCGGGTCTCGGTCGCCGCGGACGGCGCGGCCGCGCTGACGGCTCTCGCCGCGGAGCCGCCGGACGTGCTGGTGCTGGACGTGGGGATGCCGGGACTGTCGGGGACGGAGGTGTGCCGGACGTTGCGGGCGCGGGCGGACGACACTCCGGTGCTGATGCTCTCCGCGCTGGACGAGCTGGCCGACCGGGTGGCCGGGCTGCAGGCCGGTGCGGACGACTACCTGGTGAAGCCGTTCGCCCTCGAGGAGCTGGTGCTGCGGCTGCACGCGCTGCTGCGCCGCAGGCCGCCGCAGCCCTCGGACCTGATCCGGGTCGGCCCCCTGCGGATCCACCCGGAGACCCGGCAGGCGTTCTGGGACGAGGACGAACTCCGGTTGACCAGGCGGGAGTTCGAGCTGCTCGCGCAACTCGCCCGGAACGCCGGGCTCGTGCTGTCCCGGGAGGTGCTGCTGGACCGGGTCTGGGGCTACGACTTCGAGGTGCGCAGCGACGCCGTGGACACCTTCGTCTCCTACCTGCGCCGGAAGCTGGAGGCCGGCGGCCGCCCCCGGACGGTGCACACGGTGCGCGGGGTGGGTTTCGTGCTGCGCGTCCCGGACGAGGGCGGGGCCGGACGGTGA
- a CDS encoding sensor histidine kinase, translating to MKLSTRIALGAAVLVPLLVAAAGVLLLPLVGTDLHRRQDDRLNARAAAVLPNAKALLAADSRGRPKVEQNQQRKLTDAALDAGVRVAAADGTVLLAAGSQPDDPSRLPAAPSGGPVTVRQNGSSWRVLAVKLDSGSTAGTLWVLAPAGEPADELRAVRRRVLLVALVAAPLSGLVAFGLAERATLPLRRLGRRAAALDPGAGPTAFAPARTGTAEVDELSGALALLLSRYDEQAARTAQALDTARSFSSAASHELRTPLMSLRTNLDVLAAHPDLPAGERAEVVAELQQDHARMLDLLSALSALARGDLVELSAFGPVDLAELVDAAVAEAARRHPDAVYRTELPSEARVFGWDAGLRILLANLLGNAAVHGRTADRPARVDVRLQVAGGAARLTVDDSGPGVPPAERAAVFHRFHRRPDSPGSGLGLTLVAQQAALHRGSVTATDRPDGPGCRLEVVLPLLRPDTPAVRLPAARDWLNGEEQH from the coding sequence GTGAAGCTGTCGACCCGGATCGCGCTCGGGGCGGCGGTGCTGGTGCCGCTGCTGGTGGCGGCCGCGGGGGTACTGCTGCTGCCGCTGGTCGGCACGGACCTGCACCGGCGCCAGGACGACCGGTTGAACGCCCGGGCGGCGGCCGTCCTGCCGAACGCGAAGGCGCTGCTCGCGGCCGACAGCCGGGGCCGTCCGAAGGTGGAGCAGAACCAGCAGCGCAAGCTGACGGACGCGGCGCTGGACGCGGGCGTCCGGGTGGCCGCCGCGGACGGGACGGTGCTGCTCGCGGCGGGTTCGCAGCCGGACGACCCGTCCCGACTCCCCGCGGCCCCGAGCGGCGGGCCGGTGACGGTCCGTCAGAACGGCTCGTCCTGGCGGGTGTTGGCGGTGAAGCTGGACAGCGGGAGCACCGCCGGGACGCTCTGGGTGCTGGCCCCGGCCGGGGAGCCGGCGGACGAGTTGCGGGCGGTGCGGCGGCGGGTGCTGCTGGTGGCGCTGGTCGCGGCGCCGCTCTCGGGGCTGGTCGCCTTCGGCCTCGCCGAGCGGGCCACCCTGCCGCTGCGCCGGCTGGGCCGCCGGGCGGCGGCGCTGGACCCGGGGGCGGGGCCCACGGCGTTCGCGCCCGCCCGGACGGGCACCGCCGAGGTGGACGAACTCTCCGGCGCGCTGGCCCTGTTGCTGTCGCGGTACGACGAGCAGGCGGCCCGGACGGCGCAGGCCCTGGACACCGCGCGGTCGTTCTCCTCGGCGGCCTCGCACGAGTTGCGCACCCCGCTGATGAGCCTGCGCACCAACCTGGACGTGCTGGCCGCGCACCCGGACCTCCCGGCGGGCGAACGGGCCGAGGTGGTGGCCGAGTTGCAGCAGGACCACGCCCGGATGCTGGACCTGCTGAGCGCGCTGTCCGCGCTGGCCCGGGGCGACCTGGTGGAGCTCTCCGCGTTCGGCCCGGTCGACCTCGCGGAGCTGGTGGACGCCGCCGTCGCCGAGGCCGCCCGCCGCCACCCGGACGCCGTCTACCGGACCGAACTCCCCTCCGAGGCAAGGGTGTTCGGCTGGGACGCGGGCCTGCGGATCCTGCTCGCCAACCTGCTGGGCAACGCCGCCGTGCACGGCCGCACCGCCGACCGCCCGGCCCGGGTGGACGTCCGGCTGCAGGTGGCGGGCGGCGCGGCCCGCCTCACCGTGGACGACAGCGGCCCGGGCGTGCCGCCCGCCGAGCGGGCCGCCGTCTTCCACCGCTTCCACCGCCGCCCGGACAGCCCGGGTTCCGGCCTCGGCCTGACCCTGGTCGCCCAGCAGGCCGCCCTGCACCGCGGTTCGGTCACCGCCACCGACCGCCCGGACGGCCCGGGCTGCCGCCTGGAGGTCGTCCTGCCGCTGCTGCGCCCCGACACCCCGGCCGTCCGGCTCCCCGCCGCCCGGGACTGGCTGAACGGGGAGGAGCAGCACTGA
- a CDS encoding glycosyltransferase — protein MRVVLTSWGSRGDIEPLAALAAELRARGARVVVCAPPDEDFVALLDRVGVPLVPLGPTVKSIVANPKPPTGQDAFKLAPALVEARFETLAAVAAEGCDAVLATGLMPAGARDVAEKLGVPYVLACFHVMGLPSRHFRPGRRPGTPSPADETDYEVLWKQDAERVDALYGAAVNRGRAALGLPPVDGVRDHVFTQRPWLAADPVLCPSAGMTELDPVQTGAWILPDTRPLPADLRAFLDGGEPPVYVGFGSMAAYAPEGVARAAVEAARAHGRRVVLGSGWAGLGAVDDGDDCFVVGEVNQQALFRRSAVVVHHGGAGTTTTAARAGAPQVVVPLIADQPYWASRIAELGVGVAHPGPAPTVASLTAALAAALDPGVRARAEAVAATVRTDGAAVAAGLLLDLAGRPRP, from the coding sequence ATGCGCGTGGTACTGACCTCCTGGGGATCCCGAGGAGACATCGAGCCGCTGGCGGCACTGGCCGCGGAACTGCGGGCCCGCGGCGCGCGGGTGGTGGTCTGCGCCCCGCCGGACGAGGACTTCGTCGCGCTGCTGGACCGGGTCGGCGTGCCGCTGGTGCCGCTCGGGCCGACGGTGAAGTCGATCGTCGCCAATCCGAAGCCGCCGACCGGGCAGGACGCGTTCAAGCTGGCCCCGGCGCTGGTCGAGGCGCGCTTCGAGACGCTCGCCGCGGTGGCCGCGGAGGGCTGTGACGCCGTCCTGGCGACGGGCCTGATGCCGGCCGGGGCGCGGGACGTCGCGGAGAAGCTGGGCGTCCCGTACGTGCTGGCCTGCTTCCACGTCATGGGGCTGCCGTCGCGGCACTTCCGGCCGGGCCGCCGGCCGGGCACGCCGTCCCCGGCGGACGAGACGGACTACGAGGTGCTGTGGAAGCAGGACGCCGAGCGGGTGGACGCGCTGTACGGCGCGGCCGTCAACCGCGGGCGGGCGGCCCTCGGGCTGCCGCCGGTGGACGGCGTCCGCGACCACGTGTTCACGCAGCGGCCGTGGCTGGCGGCGGACCCGGTGCTGTGCCCGTCGGCGGGGATGACCGAGCTCGACCCGGTCCAGACCGGCGCCTGGATCCTGCCGGACACCCGGCCGCTGCCCGCGGACCTGCGGGCGTTCCTCGACGGCGGCGAGCCGCCGGTGTACGTCGGTTTCGGCAGCATGGCCGCGTACGCGCCGGAGGGCGTCGCGCGGGCGGCCGTCGAGGCGGCCCGGGCGCACGGGCGGCGGGTCGTCCTCGGGAGCGGGTGGGCCGGACTGGGCGCGGTGGACGACGGCGACGACTGCTTCGTGGTCGGCGAGGTCAACCAGCAGGCCCTGTTCCGCCGGAGCGCCGTCGTCGTGCACCACGGCGGCGCCGGCACCACCACGACCGCGGCCCGGGCCGGGGCCCCGCAGGTGGTCGTGCCGCTGATCGCCGACCAGCCCTACTGGGCGTCCCGGATCGCCGAGTTGGGCGTCGGGGTGGCCCACCCGGGGCCGGCGCCGACGGTCGCCTCCCTGACGGCGGCCCTGGCGGCCGCCCTGGATCCCGGGGTGCGGGCCCGGGCGGAGGCGGTCGCGGCCACCGTCCGGACCGACGGCGCCGCGGTGGCCGCCGGACTCCTGCTCGACCTGGCCGGGCGGCCCCGCCCGTAG
- a CDS encoding LysR family transcriptional regulator: MDLNLLRVLDVLLQEHSVTRAAERLGTSPAAVSRSLARLRRAVGDPLLVRAGQGLVPTPRAVELRGEVAELIRSCARVLRPGAGFEAVHLHRTFTVQAAELLLAAVAGDLTERLHREAPGVDTVFLPESYEDGPALRQGLVDVELGVLGRLDPEIRTRALATRPPVALVRHGHPILTGPVDAGRFAAAAHIGVSRQGRRHGPIDRALAELGLRRRVSVVVPSHTAAMLLARDTDLIALGLADWLPATVQALGLRAFPIPLRLPPMELGMAWHPRNDGDPAHHWFRAHLAAAVLGLPGS, translated from the coding sequence GTGGACCTCAACCTGCTGCGCGTGCTCGACGTCCTGCTCCAGGAACACAGCGTCACCCGGGCCGCCGAACGGCTCGGCACCTCCCCGGCCGCCGTCAGCCGCAGCCTCGCCCGTCTCCGCCGCGCCGTCGGCGACCCGCTGCTGGTCCGGGCCGGACAGGGCCTCGTCCCCACCCCGCGCGCCGTCGAACTGCGCGGCGAGGTGGCCGAGTTGATCCGGTCCTGCGCACGGGTGCTGCGCCCCGGCGCGGGCTTCGAGGCCGTCCACCTGCACCGCACCTTCACCGTCCAGGCCGCCGAACTGCTGCTCGCCGCGGTGGCCGGCGACCTCACCGAACGGCTGCACCGCGAAGCCCCCGGCGTGGACACCGTCTTCCTGCCCGAGTCCTACGAGGACGGCCCCGCGCTCCGGCAGGGCCTGGTCGACGTCGAACTCGGCGTCCTCGGGCGGCTCGACCCCGAGATCCGCACCCGCGCCCTGGCCACCCGCCCGCCGGTCGCCCTCGTCCGGCACGGCCACCCGATCCTGACCGGCCCCGTCGACGCCGGACGCTTCGCCGCCGCCGCGCACATCGGGGTCTCCCGGCAGGGGCGGCGGCACGGCCCGATCGACCGCGCCCTCGCCGAACTCGGCCTGCGGCGGCGGGTGTCCGTCGTGGTGCCCAGCCACACCGCGGCGATGCTGCTCGCCCGCGACACCGACCTGATCGCCCTCGGCCTCGCCGACTGGCTGCCCGCCACCGTCCAGGCCCTCGGCCTGCGGGCCTTCCCGATCCCGCTGCGGCTCCCGCCGATGGAACTCGGCATGGCCTGGCACCCCCGCAACGACGGCGACCCCGCGCACCACTGGTTCCGCGCGCACCTCGCCGCCGCCGTCCTCGGCCTGCCCGGCTCGTGA
- a CDS encoding YncE family protein codes for MANETRAARAGDVLAVVSQGGGTVSFFDAASDGLLGDVEVPSEPHELCFDAERRLLWCSTAYRSGYYHANSGRASELTAIDPDTRRVVAVVDLAPEHGPHGLALDAARGLLYVSVEGGPDRTGGVVVVDAASRKAVGRIDTGAPGPHWFAVDPAGRRGYATNKEAPFVSVVDLERGVMTGRVEVPGSEGLAVSADGAAVYAAGPYLGFAAGPEPRPANGVRVIDTATGTVVRVLATESPVLPVHLTARGALLVGEVRTEGALGSGLGRQLPGRLTVFDPLTGERRASLETGRFPLTLASSPDGRLGYLAAVESSTVDVVDLETFELLARLDVPKRGEPGAHGLAYVPRPA; via the coding sequence ATGGCGAACGAGACGAGGGCGGCCCGGGCGGGCGACGTGCTGGCGGTGGTCAGCCAGGGCGGCGGGACGGTGTCGTTCTTCGACGCCGCCTCGGACGGGCTCCTGGGGGACGTCGAAGTCCCTTCGGAGCCGCACGAGTTGTGCTTCGACGCGGAGCGCAGGCTGCTGTGGTGCAGCACCGCGTACCGCTCGGGGTACTACCACGCGAACAGCGGCCGGGCGAGCGAGCTGACCGCGATCGACCCGGACACCCGGCGGGTGGTGGCGGTGGTCGACCTGGCGCCCGAACACGGCCCGCACGGGCTGGCGTTGGACGCGGCGCGCGGCCTGCTGTACGTCAGCGTGGAGGGCGGTCCGGACCGGACCGGCGGGGTGGTGGTGGTCGACGCGGCGAGCCGGAAGGCGGTCGGCCGGATCGACACCGGGGCGCCGGGCCCGCACTGGTTCGCCGTCGACCCGGCGGGGCGCAGGGGTTACGCGACCAACAAGGAGGCGCCGTTCGTCTCGGTGGTCGACCTGGAGCGCGGGGTGATGACCGGACGGGTGGAGGTGCCGGGCAGCGAGGGCCTGGCGGTGTCGGCGGACGGTGCGGCGGTGTACGCGGCCGGGCCGTACCTGGGGTTCGCGGCGGGTCCGGAGCCGCGGCCGGCCAACGGCGTCCGGGTGATCGACACGGCGACCGGGACGGTGGTCCGGGTGCTGGCGACCGAGTCGCCGGTGCTCCCGGTGCACCTGACGGCGCGCGGCGCGCTGCTGGTCGGCGAGGTCCGCACCGAAGGGGCGCTCGGCTCCGGACTGGGCCGCCAACTCCCGGGCCGCCTCACGGTGTTCGACCCGCTGACGGGCGAGCGCCGGGCCTCGCTGGAGACCGGCCGCTTCCCGCTGACGCTGGCCTCCTCCCCGGACGGCCGGCTCGGCTACCTGGCCGCCGTGGAGTCCTCCACCGTGGACGTGGTCGACCTGGAGACCTTCGAGCTGCTGGCCCGGCTGGACGTCCCCAAGCGCGGCGAGCCCGGCGCGCACGGCCTGGCGTACGTCCCGCGCCCGGCCTGA
- a CDS encoding cysteine dioxygenase, protein MSIDLATTPPTAATTPTATATRPPLSPNALRRIVRDLAERPERWLHRVRLSGEERWYERLELAEDYEVWLISWLPGQSTGFHDHGGSRGAFTVALGELEELALAGPEHGLTVRRLASGSERAFGPQYLHDVRNTAQGPAVTLHAYSPPLSGMAHYELRAGGLVRTSTEGAEQW, encoded by the coding sequence ATGAGCATCGACCTCGCCACCACCCCGCCAACCGCCGCGACCACCCCGACAGCCACCGCCACCCGCCCCCCGCTCTCCCCGAACGCGCTGCGCCGGATCGTCCGCGACCTGGCCGAGCGGCCCGAGCGCTGGCTGCACCGGGTGCGGCTGTCCGGGGAGGAGCGCTGGTACGAGCGGCTGGAGCTGGCGGAGGACTACGAGGTGTGGCTGATCAGCTGGCTGCCGGGGCAGTCCACCGGGTTCCACGACCACGGGGGGTCGCGCGGGGCGTTCACGGTGGCGCTGGGCGAGTTGGAGGAACTGGCGCTGGCGGGGCCGGAGCACGGGCTGACGGTGCGTAGGCTGGCGTCGGGCAGTGAACGGGCGTTCGGGCCGCAGTACCTGCACGACGTGCGCAACACCGCGCAGGGCCCGGCGGTGACGCTGCACGCGTACTCGCCGCCGCTGAGCGGGATGGCGCACTACGAACTGCGGGCCGGCGGCCTGGTGCGGACCTCCACGGAAGGTGCGGAGCAGTGGTGA
- a CDS encoding rhodanese-like domain-containing protein, with protein MVTTVDRLVAAARAGLDRPDPARAWAEVTAGARLVDIRPAAQRAREGEIPGALVIERNVLEWRLDPTGSHRIPEAVDHGVRWIVVCSEGYASSLAAASLQALGLHRATDLDGGFVAWAAAGLPTRSVDQGLR; from the coding sequence GTGGTGACCACGGTGGACCGGTTGGTGGCGGCGGCCCGGGCGGGCCTGGACCGGCCGGACCCGGCCCGGGCCTGGGCCGAAGTGACCGCCGGGGCGCGGCTGGTGGACATCCGCCCGGCGGCGCAGCGGGCCCGCGAGGGGGAGATCCCGGGGGCGCTGGTGATCGAGCGGAACGTGCTGGAGTGGCGGCTGGACCCGACCGGCAGCCACCGGATCCCGGAGGCGGTGGACCACGGGGTGCGGTGGATCGTGGTGTGCTCGGAGGGGTACGCGTCCTCGCTGGCGGCGGCCTCGCTGCAGGCGCTGGGGCTGCACCGGGCGACCGACCTGGACGGCGGTTTCGTGGCCTGGGCGGCGGCCGGGCTGCCCACCCGTTCGGTTGATCAAGGTTTGCGGTGA
- a CDS encoding ABC transporter ATP-binding protein, translating into MIRFEGAAKRHPDGTVAVRGLELDVPAGRTTVLVGPSGCGKTTILRMVNRMVVPTAGRVLLDGADVAGLPAAGLRRGIGYVIQQAGLFPHRRVIDNVATVPRLLGWDRKRARARAAELLELVGLPPETARRYPAQLSGGQQQRVGVARALAADPPVLLMDEPFSAVDPLVRAGLQEELLRLQAELGKTVLFVTHDIEEAVRLGDRVVVLREHGEIAQLADPHTLLTAPADPGVAAFLGRDRGLRGLGLRPAGAVPLEPLGPLGPSHDGWQLALDPEGRPEHWVRGAERHPAPVFAPSRDSLRSALDAALLAPSGLAVAVDDAGRAVGTASRAAVVEALARSQQTGTASKSPKPPESPETPDAEQVPHAGR; encoded by the coding sequence GTGATCAGATTCGAGGGCGCCGCCAAGCGCCACCCCGACGGCACGGTCGCCGTCCGCGGCCTGGAACTGGACGTTCCGGCGGGCCGGACCACCGTGCTGGTCGGGCCGTCCGGCTGCGGCAAGACCACCATCCTGCGGATGGTCAACCGGATGGTGGTGCCCACCGCCGGCCGGGTGCTGCTGGACGGGGCCGACGTGGCGGGGCTGCCCGCGGCCGGGCTGCGGCGCGGCATCGGGTACGTGATCCAGCAGGCGGGGCTGTTCCCGCACCGCCGGGTGATCGACAACGTGGCGACGGTGCCCCGGCTGCTCGGCTGGGACCGCAAGCGGGCCCGGGCCCGGGCCGCCGAACTGCTGGAGCTGGTCGGCCTGCCGCCGGAGACCGCCCGCCGGTACCCGGCGCAGCTCTCCGGCGGCCAGCAGCAACGGGTGGGCGTGGCAAGGGCGTTGGCGGCGGACCCGCCGGTGCTGCTGATGGACGAGCCGTTCAGCGCGGTCGACCCGCTGGTGCGCGCCGGGCTCCAGGAGGAACTGCTGCGGCTGCAGGCCGAGTTGGGCAAGACGGTGCTGTTCGTGACGCACGACATCGAGGAGGCGGTCCGGCTCGGCGACCGGGTGGTGGTGCTCCGCGAGCACGGCGAGATCGCCCAACTCGCGGACCCGCACACCCTGTTGACCGCCCCGGCGGACCCCGGTGTGGCGGCCTTCCTGGGTCGCGACCGCGGCCTGCGCGGGCTGGGCCTGCGCCCGGCCGGCGCCGTCCCGCTCGAACCGCTCGGACCGCTCGGACCCTCGCACGACGGATGGCAGTTGGCGCTCGACCCGGAGGGCCGACCGGAGCACTGGGTGCGCGGCGCCGAGCGCCACCCGGCCCCGGTGTTCGCCCCGTCCCGGGACTCGCTGCGCTCCGCGCTGGACGCGGCCCTGCTCGCCCCGTCCGGCCTGGCCGTCGCGGTGGACGACGCGGGCCGCGCGGTCGGCACCGCGAGCCGCGCCGCCGTCGTCGAGGCACTGGCCCGGTCCCAGCAGACCGGCACGGCCTCGAAGTCCCCGAAGCCCCCGGAGTCCCCGGAGACCCCCGACGCCGAGCAGGTGCCGCATGCTGGACGGTGA
- a CDS encoding ABC transporter permease, which produces MLDGEPLIRWRWLGDHLGYLGDLTADHAVIALVPVLLALLLAVPLGLACARFPRLYQPLAAVFNVVYALPSLAVFVVLIPYTGLATRETVMVPLTCYALAVLLPTAVDGLRAVPEPVRQAATAMGYGPWRRLAAVELPASVPYLIGGLRVAAVSSISLAAVGALVGRGGLGYLFVDGFQRTFPTPILAGIVLVALLALAADLLLLAARRVLAPWSRGVAR; this is translated from the coding sequence ATGCTGGACGGTGAGCCGCTGATCCGCTGGCGCTGGCTCGGCGACCACCTCGGCTACCTGGGCGACCTGACGGCCGACCACGCGGTGATCGCCCTGGTGCCGGTGCTGCTGGCGCTGCTGCTGGCGGTGCCGCTGGGCCTGGCCTGCGCGCGCTTCCCGCGGCTGTACCAGCCGCTGGCGGCGGTGTTCAACGTGGTGTACGCGCTGCCCTCGCTGGCGGTGTTCGTGGTGCTGATCCCGTACACGGGGCTGGCCACCCGGGAGACCGTGATGGTGCCGCTGACCTGCTACGCGCTGGCGGTGCTGCTGCCGACCGCGGTGGACGGGCTGCGGGCGGTGCCGGAGCCGGTGCGGCAGGCGGCCACCGCGATGGGCTACGGCCCGTGGCGGCGGCTGGCGGCGGTCGAACTCCCGGCGTCCGTGCCGTACTTGATCGGGGGGCTGCGGGTGGCCGCGGTGTCCTCGATCTCGCTGGCGGCGGTGGGGGCGCTGGTCGGCCGGGGCGGGCTGGGCTACCTGTTCGTGGACGGCTTCCAGCGGACCTTCCCGACGCCGATCCTGGCCGGGATCGTGCTGGTGGCGCTGCTGGCGCTGGCCGCCGACCTGCTGCTGCTGGCGGCCCGCCGGGTGCTGGCGCCGTGGTCGCGGGGGGTGGCGCGGTGA
- a CDS encoding ABC transporter permease: MNWLGWLHDFFADPAHRSGPDSIVHRVLEHLAFSAEALGLAALVALPLGLLIGYSGRGLFLVTALAGVARALPTLGLVTLAVLLAGVGETAVLLPLTALAAPPMLVAAAEGVRGTDPDVRDAARGIGLTHPQTLLRVCVPAAAPTLLAGVRTASVQVIATATVAAYVGLGGLGRYVIDGLATRNYPTTVGGALLVVLLAVAVQLLFALFVRLASPPGARPVRAVRSARAAGSAGGGGASAGGSAPDDDPAGSPALVKESP, translated from the coding sequence GTGAACTGGCTGGGCTGGCTGCACGACTTCTTCGCCGATCCGGCGCACCGCTCCGGGCCGGACTCGATCGTCCACCGGGTGCTGGAGCACCTGGCGTTCTCCGCCGAGGCGCTCGGCCTGGCCGCGCTGGTGGCGCTGCCGCTGGGCCTGCTGATCGGCTACTCGGGGCGCGGGCTGTTCCTGGTGACGGCGCTGGCCGGCGTGGCGCGCGCCCTGCCGACCCTGGGCCTGGTGACGCTGGCGGTGCTGCTGGCGGGCGTCGGCGAGACGGCGGTGCTGCTGCCGCTGACCGCGCTGGCCGCGCCGCCGATGCTGGTGGCCGCCGCCGAGGGGGTGCGCGGCACCGACCCGGACGTCCGGGACGCGGCCCGCGGCATCGGCCTGACCCACCCGCAGACGCTGCTGCGGGTGTGCGTGCCGGCCGCCGCGCCGACCCTGCTGGCGGGGGTGCGGACGGCGTCGGTGCAGGTGATCGCCACCGCCACGGTCGCCGCGTACGTCGGCCTCGGCGGGCTGGGCCGGTACGTGATCGACGGGCTGGCCACCCGGAACTACCCGACCACGGTCGGCGGCGCCCTGCTGGTGGTGCTGCTGGCGGTGGCCGTCCAACTGCTGTTCGCCCTGTTCGTCCGGCTCGCGTCGCCGCCCGGCGCGCGGCCGGTCCGTGCCGTCCGCAGTGCCCGTGCCGCCGGTTCCGCCGGTGGCGGGGGCGCGTCCGCGGGCGGCTCCGCTCCCGACGACGATCCCGCGGGCTCCCCCGCTCTCGTGAAGGAATCCCCATGA